In Candidatus Kaelpia imicola, a single window of DNA contains:
- a CDS encoding Rrf2 family transcriptional regulator, protein MKLLTKHTDYAIRALLGLAKDKDKLLSAREISKQQHIPYQFLRQILQKLIKSKLVISKEGAGGGFRINNDPDLMSIVDIIAIFQGNIQLSDCMFRNKLCVNRSSCVLRKQINRVEKLVTKEFEAITIGRLLKDLRKQIRRL, encoded by the coding sequence ATGAAACTATTAACAAAACATACAGATTACGCAATTAGGGCATTGCTGGGACTCGCTAAAGACAAGGATAAACTTCTTTCTGCGCGGGAGATCTCAAAACAACAACATATTCCTTATCAATTTTTAAGACAGATATTGCAAAAATTAATCAAGAGTAAACTGGTAATATCGAAAGAAGGAGCTGGAGGCGGTTTTAGGATTAACAATGACCCCGATTTAATGTCAATAGTCGATATTATAGCAATTTTTCAAGGGAATATTCAGCTTTCAGACTGTATGTTTAGAAATAAGCTATGCGTTAACCGTTCGAGCTGTGTTTTAAGAAAGCAGATTAATAGAGTTGAGAAATTAGTAACCAAGGAATTTGAGGCTATTACTATAGGCCGTCTTTTGAAGGATTTAAGAAAACAAATAAGGAGGTTGTAA